The window GGCAACAGATCAACGTTGTTTGTCATAGTAATGCTCCACCATGCCTTTAAGCTTTTGGCTGGCATGGAAAGTCACCACTCGGCGTGCGGTAATCGGCACTTCTTCTCCGGTTTTTGGATTTCGACCCGGGCGCTGCGGCTTATCGCGCAACTGAAAATTGCCGAAGCCGGAAATTTTAATTTCTTCACCGCGTTCTAAAGTGGTTCGGATTTCTTCGAAAAAGAGTTCGACGATTTCTTTGGCATCGTTTTTGGTTACGTTGCTTACTTTATCTACCAGAATATCGGCCAGTTCGGCTTTAGTCAAAGTCATTGTTATTACCTTTTATTTTCAACAGGAGCTGATTATCACTAATTTACATTTAAAATTCAAGCAAATATCAGATTTTTTATTGGCGCAATTGCGCGCCTGCACTTTCGGCCGCTTTAATGAGTTTATCCATTAAAGCTTCGACCGTTTCATCGGTAAGCGTGGCTTCACTGTCTTGCAGAATCACTTTTACCGCCATACTTTTCGCACCTTCCGGCAGGCCGGCACCGCGATAAACATCAAATACGGAAATTTCCCGCACCAGTTTGCCTGACGCATGGCGTAATGATAAGAGCAATGCATCATGGCTCATTTCTTCCGGCATCACAAAAGCTAAATCGCGGCGCACAGGCTGGAACTTGGATACGGCATGATAAGTTGTTTTTTCCTTGCCGAGCACAGCAGCCATGTCGATTTCAAATACCAAAGCGGCTTGCGGCAAATCATATTTTTGCAGCCATTGCGGATGCAGCTCGCCAACAAAACCGATGGGGCGGCCTTCAAATATGATTTCGGCAGTACGCCCCGGATGCAGAGAAGGATGTAGGGCTTTGACAAACTGCACCGCCTTACCCGCCAATAAAGATTCCACATCGGCTTTGATATCGTAAAAATCAACATTGCGGTTTTTTTCGCCCCATTGCTCCGGCAAAGCGGAGCCATACAGCAAACCGCCGATCCGCTCGTTTTGAATAAACAGGCCGTCTGAAGCTTTGCTGAAAACACGTGCAACTTCAAATATGCGTACTCGGTTTTGTTTGCGGTTGAGGTTGTTTTGTAAAATTTCTACCAAACCGCCAATCAAAGTGGAGCGCATCACGCTCAATTGCGCAGCCAATGGGTTTTGCAAGCGGATGGGGTCAGCATTGTCGGCAAAATCTTTTTCCCACTGCTCGTCTACAAACGCATAGCTCACCACTTCTTGATAACCGCGCGCTGCCATTTGACGATATACATCGATACGGAGCTGTCGGGTTTCGGGCAGGGGCAACATTTTCAGACGGCCTGAAGTTTGGTCGTCAGGAATATTCTCATAACCATACACGCGGCCGATTTCTTCGATCAAGTCGGCTTCGATGCCGATATCGAAACGGAAACTGGGCGAGACTGCTTTAAAGCCGCCTTCGATGGCTATGGGATTGAGGCCGAGATGCTGTAAAATGGTTTCCACTTGTTGGGCAGACACGGCCACGCCCAATATTTTTTCGACACGGCTCAAGCGCAGGTTGACGGTATTGGCGGCAGGCAGGTTACCCACTGCTTCAACTTTTTCACCGGCCCGGCCGCCACAGATTTCCAATACCAATTGAGTGGCGCGCTCAATCGCATCTGCCTGCAAAGTCCAATCCACACCGCGCTCGAAGCGGAATGAAGAGTCTGAACCGAACCCGTATTGGCGTGATTTTCCGGCAATAATTTCGGGGGCGAACCAAGCGGCTTCCAACACAATATTTTGGGTGCCGTCTGAAACTGCGCTGCCTTCACCGCCCATCAAACCGGCCATGCTCAACACACCTTTTTCATCGGCAACCACCAACGTATTGTCAGCCAAGGTAACGTTTTTTTCATTCAAACAAGCCAATGTTTCACCATTCACCGCACGGCGCACGATGATACGGCCATTGAGCTTGTCTGCATCAAATACGTGCATCGGCTGCCCCAGCTCCAGCATCACATAATTGCCGATATCGACCAATGCAGAAATCGAACGGACTCCGCTGCGTGCCAAACGCTGCTTCATCCAATCGGGTGTGGAGGCACGGGCATCAACGTCTTCAATCACGCGGCTGATAAAACGGCCGCAATCGGCAGCAGCATCAATCTGCACAGCCTGGGTTTTCGCACTTTTTACTGAGGCCGCCTGAAACACTGCCGGCGTATTTTCACATTGGGTCAGAGCAGCAACTTCACGAGCCAGCCCTTTGATGCTGAGACAGTCGGCACGGTTGGGCGTGATTTTCAAAGTCATCACCGCGTCATCCAAATCCAGGTAATCACGGATATTTTGACCGATAGGCGCATCGGCGGGCAGAATATGCAAGCCGTCTACACCATCGTCCGGCAGGCCCAGCTCATCGGTCGAACACAGCATGCCGTTGGAAACCTGACCACGCATTTTGGTAGGTTTGATTTTGAAATTACCCGGCAACACCGCACCCGGTAAAGCACACGGCACTTTAATGCCTGCTTTCACATTCGGCGCCCCGCAAACAATTTGAATCCACTCGCCTGTGCCCGCATCAACTTGGGTAATATTCAAGCGGTCGGCATCCGGGTGTTTGTCTACCGATTTTACTTCGGCCACAACAACACCACTGAATGCAGGCGCTGCAGTTTCCACTTCTTCAACTTCCAAGCCCGCCATGGTAAGCAGGTGCGCGAAGTCATCGGCAGAAAGATTCGGATTGGCCTGGGTTTTCAGCCAATTGTAAGAAAATTGCATGATATTCTCTTTATATTTTTCAGGCCGTCTGAAACGGCAGTCATAACATTAAAACAGATTCAAGCCGTCTGAATGACCAGACAGTTGTTATACGGCAGCAAGCATTCGACAGCCAAATCAATTGTTTTAAATGCAAAAGCATAAATTCGACCGCTAACCGCCTATTCAAATAGTCAGATTTTTACTTGAACTGCTTTAAGAAACTCAAATCATTATCGAAAAACAGGCGCAAATCGTTCACTCCGTAACGCAACATGGCAAAGCGGTCAAGGCCAATACCAAATGCAAAACCGGTATATTTCTCAGAATCGATGTTTACATTTTGCAACACATTCGGGTGAACCATGCCGCAACCGCCCACTTCCAGCCATTTGCCGTTATCGCCCATGATGTCGATTTCGGCAGAAGGCTCGGTAAACGGAAAGAACGACGGGCGGAAGCGCACTTGCAGATCATCGCGCTCGAAAAAGCGGCGGATAAAATCGGTAAACACGGCTTTCAAGTCGGCAAAAGTCACCCCCTCTTCTACCCACAAACCTTCTGCCTGATGAAACATCGGCGAATGCGTGGCATCGCTGTCAACGCGGTAAACACGACCGGGCGCAATAATACGGATGGGCGGATTTTTTTTGTCCAGCATATAGCGGATTTGAATCGGCGAAGTATGGGTGCGCAATACATCGCCGTTTTCCACATAAAATGTATCCTGCATGGCGCGTGCCGGATGGTTTTGCGGAATGTTCAGGGCTTGGAAATTATGGAAATCATCTTCGATTTCAGGGCCGTCGGCCACCTCGAAGCCCATCCCGTGAAACAGCTCAACCACACGTTGCAATGTGAGGGTTACCGGGTGCAGTCCGCCTTCGTTTTGGCCGCGCCCGGGCAAGGTAACATCCAGCGCTTCGGCTGCCAATTGGGCTTTCAATTTGGCTTCATTTAAAGCATCACGCTGTTTGTTTAATGCTTCTTGAAATTGGTTTTTGCATTCATTGATGTGGGCACCGATGGTTTTTCGTTCATCAGGCGACATTTGCCCCAAGGTTTTCAGCAGCCCGGTCAGCTCGCCTGTTTTACCCAGATAGCGGGCTTTAACTTGCTCCAGCGTATTAAAATCGGCTGCCGCCTCAAGAGCCGCAATGCCTTCCGCAACAATACGGTTTACATTTTCCATGATGTTTTACATTTCATTGCCAGTAATTTTATGATTGCAGAAAGCATCCAAACAACAAGGCCGTCTGAACCTGATCCAGACAGCCTGCGGCTTTCCGCTTCATTTGAAAGTTGGTTATTTTAACGCAACTAAGCCAAAAAAAACAGCGATTTAAAGAAAAAAATACACGCAATCAAGGCAAATTGAAATAAAAAAAAGGAAACCGAAGTTTCCTTTTTTAAATCTGTTTCAGCGTTAAGCTTAAGCCAAAGCAGTTTTTGCTTTTTCAACCAATTGGGCAAAGGCGGCTTTGTCAAACACTGCCAAATCAGCCAATACTTTACGGTCGATTTCAATCGCGGCTTTTTTCAGACCGTTCATGAATTTGCTGTAAGACAAACCGTTTTCACGGGCACCTGCATTGATACGCACGATCCACAATTGGCGGAATTGACGTTTGCGTTGACGACGGTCGCGATAAGCATACTGACCGGCTTTCATCACCGCCTGTTTGGCAACACGATAGACGTTTTTACGGCGACCACGATAGCCTTTGGCTAACGCTAATACTTTTTTGTGACGGGCACGTGCGGTTACACCGCGTTTTACGCGTGGCATAGTTTAACTCCTTAAGCGTAGGGTAACATTTTAGAAACAGAAGCCATATCGCGCTCGTTCACCATAGAGGTGCCGCGCAATTGGCGTTTTTGCTTGGTGGTTTTTTTGGTCAAAATGTGACGCTTGAAGGCATGAGCGCGCTTCACACCACCGTTACCCAGTACTTTAAAGCGCTTTTTAGCACCCGACTTGGTTTTCATTTTAGGCATGGGATACTCCATATCATTTATTAGATAAGGTATAAGGGGGCTTAGCAAACCCATTCGCCAAACACTTGAAGCCCTAATACCACGGTTTTTTTGCCGCTTTCCAAAAGCTTGCCCCGCACGGCATCAAGGCAAGCTGCGCATTATATCTTTATTTTTTCTTTGGCGCAATCATCATCACCATTTGGCGCCCTTCCATTTTCGGAAACTGCTCCACGGTGCCGATTTCAGCCAACTCTTCTTTCACACGCTCCAAAAGCTGGGCACCCAACTGCTGGTGCGCCATTTCGCGGCCGCGGAAGCGCAAAGTTACCTTCACTTTGTCGCCATCTTCCAAAAAGCGGGTGATGTTACGCATTTTGATGTTGTAATCACCCTCATCGGTACCCGGGCGGAATTTGATTTCCTTAATTTGCACCTGCTTTTGCTTTTTCTTAGCTTCGTCGCGTTTTTTGGCCTGCTCGTATTTGTATTTGCCAAAATCCATGAGTTTGCACACAGGCGGCTTGGCAGTGGGGGAAATCTCTACCAAATCAACATCCTGCTCTTCGGCCATAGCCAGAGCTTCACGGACTGATACCACACCAAGCTGTTCACCTGAACTACTGATTAAACGCACTTCTTTCACAGTGATTTCACCGTTGATACGTGCTTCGCGTTCTTGAGCGATGACAATACTCCTTATAAAAATTAATGATTAACCAAGGCCAGGGCGATTTCCTGCTTTAATTGCGCAATAAAATCACCTAAATCCAGCGAGCCAAGGTCTTCTGCTTTGCGGCGCACGGCCACTTTGTTTTCTTGCTTTTCTTTATCACCGACCACTATTTGATAAGGGAAGCGGTATTGGCTGTTATCACGTATTTTGTAGCCTATTTTTTCATTACGCAAATCCAGCGTCACACGAAAGCCTTCCATGCGTAGTTTTTCAGCCACTTCACGGCAATAATCTGCCTGATGCTCGGTGATGTTCATGATCACCAGCTGCACAGGTGCCAGCCACAACGGAAACGATCCGGCATGGTTTTCAATCAAGATGCCGATAAAGCGCTCAAGAGAGCCTAAAATCGCACGATGCAGCATCACGGGGCGGGCACGGTCGTTGTTTTCGGTTACATATTCGGCATCCAACCGCTCGGGCAGCACAAAATCCAGTTGCAGTGTGCCGCACTGCCAAGAGCGGCCAATCGCGTCTTTGACATGATACTCGATTTTCGGGCCGTAAAAAGCACCCTCTCCCGGCAATTCTTCCCATGTTACGCCGCAAGCGGTCAAAGCTTCACGCAAACCGTTTTCGGCTTTATCCCAAATTTCATCCGAACCGGCACGCAATTCAGGGCGTAACGATAATTTCACCGCCACATCATGAAAACCGAACTGTTTGTAAATACGCATCAACAATTCATTGAATGCACGGGATTCTTCCACAATTTGGTCTTCAGTGCAAAAAATATGCGCATCATCCTGCACAAAACCGCGCACGCGCATCAGACCGTGCAAGGCACCTGAAGGTTCGTTGCGGTGACAAGAACCGAATTCGGCCAAGCGCATCGGCAAATCTCGGTAAGAGCGCAAGCCATGATTGAAAATCTGCACATGCCCCGGGCAATTCATGGGTTTGACGGCATATTCGCGCTTTTCCGACAAGGTGATAAACATATTGTCTTTATAGTTTTGCCAATGCCCAGACTGCTCCCAGAAAGCTTTATCCATAATCTGCGGGGTTTTCACCTC of the Uruburuella testudinis genome contains:
- a CDS encoding integration host factor subunit alpha; translated protein: MTLTKAELADILVDKVSNVTKNDAKEIVELFFEEIRTTLERGEEIKISGFGNFQLRDKPQRPGRNPKTGEEVPITARRVVTFHASQKLKGMVEHYYDKQR
- the pheT gene encoding phenylalanine--tRNA ligase subunit beta — translated: MQFSYNWLKTQANPNLSADDFAHLLTMAGLEVEEVETAAPAFSGVVVAEVKSVDKHPDADRLNITQVDAGTGEWIQIVCGAPNVKAGIKVPCALPGAVLPGNFKIKPTKMRGQVSNGMLCSTDELGLPDDGVDGLHILPADAPIGQNIRDYLDLDDAVMTLKITPNRADCLSIKGLAREVAALTQCENTPAVFQAASVKSAKTQAVQIDAAADCGRFISRVIEDVDARASTPDWMKQRLARSGVRSISALVDIGNYVMLELGQPMHVFDADKLNGRIIVRRAVNGETLACLNEKNVTLADNTLVVADEKGVLSMAGLMGGEGSAVSDGTQNIVLEAAWFAPEIIAGKSRQYGFGSDSSFRFERGVDWTLQADAIERATQLVLEICGGRAGEKVEAVGNLPAANTVNLRLSRVEKILGVAVSAQQVETILQHLGLNPIAIEGGFKAVSPSFRFDIGIEADLIEEIGRVYGYENIPDDQTSGRLKMLPLPETRQLRIDVYRQMAARGYQEVVSYAFVDEQWEKDFADNADPIRLQNPLAAQLSVMRSTLIGGLVEILQNNLNRKQNRVRIFEVARVFSKASDGLFIQNERIGGLLYGSALPEQWGEKNRNVDFYDIKADVESLLAGKAVQFVKALHPSLHPGRTAEIIFEGRPIGFVGELHPQWLQKYDLPQAALVFEIDMAAVLGKEKTTYHAVSKFQPVRRDLAFVMPEEMSHDALLLSLRHASGKLVREISVFDVYRGAGLPEGAKSMAVKVILQDSEATLTDETVEALMDKLIKAAESAGAQLRQ
- the pheS gene encoding phenylalanine--tRNA ligase subunit alpha, giving the protein MENVNRIVAEGIAALEAAADFNTLEQVKARYLGKTGELTGLLKTLGQMSPDERKTIGAHINECKNQFQEALNKQRDALNEAKLKAQLAAEALDVTLPGRGQNEGGLHPVTLTLQRVVELFHGMGFEVADGPEIEDDFHNFQALNIPQNHPARAMQDTFYVENGDVLRTHTSPIQIRYMLDKKNPPIRIIAPGRVYRVDSDATHSPMFHQAEGLWVEEGVTFADLKAVFTDFIRRFFERDDLQVRFRPSFFPFTEPSAEIDIMGDNGKWLEVGGCGMVHPNVLQNVNIDSEKYTGFAFGIGLDRFAMLRYGVNDLRLFFDNDLSFLKQFK
- the rplT gene encoding 50S ribosomal protein L20 is translated as MPRVKRGVTARARHKKVLALAKGYRGRRKNVYRVAKQAVMKAGQYAYRDRRQRKRQFRQLWIVRINAGARENGLSYSKFMNGLKKAAIEIDRKVLADLAVFDKAAFAQLVEKAKTALA
- the rpmI gene encoding 50S ribosomal protein L35; protein product: MPKMKTKSGAKKRFKVLGNGGVKRAHAFKRHILTKKTTKQKRQLRGTSMVNERDMASVSKMLPYA
- the infC gene encoding translation initiation factor IF-3 yields the protein MFIRSIVIAQEREARINGEITVKEVRLISSSGEQLGVVSVREALAMAEEQDVDLVEISPTAKPPVCKLMDFGKYKYEQAKKRDEAKKKQKQVQIKEIKFRPGTDEGDYNIKMRNITRFLEDGDKVKVTLRFRGREMAHQQLGAQLLERVKEELAEIGTVEQFPKMEGRQMVMMIAPKKK
- the thrS gene encoding threonine--tRNA ligase, which gives rise to MINITLPDGSVRQFEAPVSVYDVAASIGTGLAKATVAGKVNGRLADASDLISEDASLQIITPKDPEGVEIIRHSCAHLVGHAVKQLYPDAKMVIGPVIEDGFYYDIATEKPFTPEDVAKIESRMKELIAQNYDVVKVMTPRAETIKEFQARGEEYKLRLIEDMPEVESMGLYHHQEYVDMCRGPHVPNTRFLKNFKLTKLAGAYWRGDSNNEMLQRIYGTAWASKEDLQAYIVRMEEAEKRDHRKLGKQLDLFHLQDEAPGMVFWHPKGWALWQTIEQHMRKELDAAGYQEVKTPQIMDKAFWEQSGHWQNYKDNMFITLSEKREYAVKPMNCPGHVQIFNHGLRSYRDLPMRLAEFGSCHRNEPSGALHGLMRVRGFVQDDAHIFCTEDQIVEESRAFNELLMRIYKQFGFHDVAVKLSLRPELRAGSDEIWDKAENGLREALTACGVTWEELPGEGAFYGPKIEYHVKDAIGRSWQCGTLQLDFVLPERLDAEYVTENNDRARPVMLHRAILGSLERFIGILIENHAGSFPLWLAPVQLVIMNITEHQADYCREVAEKLRMEGFRVTLDLRNEKIGYKIRDNSQYRFPYQIVVGDKEKQENKVAVRRKAEDLGSLDLGDFIAQLKQEIALALVNH